The genomic stretch TAACTTGTGAGGGTTCAGTTCTATCCTATCGAACTATTGGCTTATATGACACACATTTGCATTTATGTGCTAGCAAATTGTCAATCAATGTCTTGGGACTCATTGATCATTTCATAAGAATATTATACAAACTCTCTATTACTCTTCGCAACTGTGTAAGGCTTTGAATGGTTTTCAGGTAtacaatcacatcacatgtcaATGGATACTGGAGGAGCTCGCTGCTAACCACTTTCACTTTTAACCAAATAGTCTAACATAAAATGTGTTCTATACCTCGGACTTATCGCTTTTGTTCATTGCAGTTGACCCCGCGGTGGATCCATGCCAGGAATACATCGAGGAATGCGATCGCATCCACTGCCCATACGGAGTTGCCCGATCGTACGACGCACACAACAATTGCGAACGTTGCTCTTGTGAGGATCCTTGTGCCAACACACGCTGTCCTTCTGGAACCGAATGTGCCGTGGATTTGCAGAGCGACCACCGAGATGACAGCGTATTCGTAGCTATTTGCAGACCAACCAGTAAGGATGGCGAATGCCCACGTTTGGCAAATGCTACTATCTGTCAGGATGCTTGCCGCACTGATGCCGACTGTCGAAGCGATAACAAGTGTTGCCAGGCTGGATGCGCAACGGTCTGTGTTCCACCAGTTCAGCCTGAGGTCGAGCAACCTCCGCCCTATGAACCGGGAGTACCAGCTCCGCCATCTCTGGAACCGGTCCCTGAAGAAGACTTGGACATTAAGTCCGAGGAAGGTGGCATTGCTACACTGCGCTGCTACGCTACTGGATTCCCGCCTCCGTCCATCCGATGGAAGAAGGGTGAAGTTGTGGTAAGTAAAGTTATCATTTGACCAATGGATAAGTATGTACTGACCAGTGGGGTTGATCCAACAGCTCAACACCAACCAAGGACGGTTTGTCTTGACATCGAATGGAGATCTTCAGATTGTGCAGCTACATCGCACTGACAGTGGTACTTATGTATGTATCGCGGACAACGGAATCGGCGAACCGGTTCTGCGTGAGGTTAAACTTCAGGTTAACGGTAAGCTTatctgtttgatttttgtttcactGTTCCATTCTCTGTTTCTTCCAATAATACTTACTCTAAACCTTACTGTTCGAATTTGTTTCATTAACACTGTTGTGGTGCTTGGTTTGCGGTTCACTGAAATCACTATCGCTGCTTCCTTAAAATGCTGCACGTGCTTTTGACAATGTCGTTAAACATAAAATACTAGATCCTGTTCCACGAGATGCCTACATAGTAGGTACGAACAGTACAGAGGTGGTGGAACTAGATCAACCAGCTACGTTACGCTGTCCAGCCGGAGGTTATCCGAAACCAATCGTAACCTGGTGGAGGGACACACTAATGATGCCCATCAAGCTTATCAATCGTGACTACTCGCTTCAATTCACCCGGGTTCGGATGACTGATCTGGGTCCGTACGTTTGCCAGGCATACTCTGGTGCCGGAAAAGGTATCTCCAAGACGGTTACCCTCAAAGCTTACGGCCCAGTTCAGATCACTGATCCGGTGGATGAAAAGTATCTACGTTATATTGTCCATACGCGCCCTACACTTCCTCCTACTCACCGACCTTGGCCCGGTTATCATCCTCGACCCACTCCGCCTGCAGTGTTTACCCCTGCTCCACCGCCAACGCGAAGACCGGAACCAGGTAAGTTTTTGGTTTGATGCTTTAACTACTTCTGTGAAGCTTTTCGTGTGAGCTATTCAAATGCCAGTTTTTAACTGAACAACTTCTCCCTACTCAATACACAACTTCAATGTTCGAAGATCCTAATGGTGAGGTTGAAAATAGGGatcactaaaatttttatatcaacAAATTATAACGCTCGTGTGTTATTTCGCAGTTCCAGTGTCTGCGCGACAGGAATTCCCCTTCGGCAATCAGTTCGCTCCGAACAGCAATGTCACGATTCGTTGCATGGTCGATGGGTATCCGAGGCCCACGGTCAACTGGTACAAGGATGGCCGATTTATGGAACCTACCAACCGTATTCACATCGAGGAGGACAACACGCTGCAGATCTTTGGGGCATTGCCGACAGATGCCGGTGCCTACAAGTGCCTAGCAAGGAACGAACATTCCGAAGCGTTCGAGGAGAACACCATCCGGGTGGAAGGTATGTTTGAAGgttttttagaagatttttcaaCGGGTTTCTCTAACAATTATTCCATCAACAGGTGTCTACATACCAGCAGGTTGCACGGATAGTCCGTTCCTGGCCAAGTGTTCCCTGATCGTTCAGGCACGGTTCTGTAACCACAAATACTACGCCCGGTTCTGCTGCAAGTCGTGTACGTTGGCAGGCCAGCTACGTCACTAGGATTTCGAGGAAATTGTTTTGATGTGTTCTTCACCACAATGTGAATAGCGAGCAATGTGCGAATGTTCCGATTATGTATCTACGAGTGTGCTATACAGTAAATGAGTGCAATGAAGAGTGCCAGCGTGAATGTTGATAACGAGCAATAGATTATAAGTCTCTATACTTTAAGTTTTTTCACGATTCGGAcaaaccccaaaaaaaaaaaaaacgatcgaacgaaagtttgaaaattcgaacaaaatttccaaaacattatttttagtcaattctAACTCTGCAAAGTGCAACTGTGTTAGGGCTCATGATTGTAACCAGAACGATAcacgtcgaaaaaaaaaacactggaaACTACTAGACAAACGCCCGCTTTGTTTTTCGCATGCGCATAATTCAACCAATCGTGTATTAACTTATGTAAAAGTATGTTAGGAAATGCTAAAAACCAAATCCATAAATGATAAAAGAAAGGGCAACAGCACCAGTTTATTAAATGTTATAATGATGCATTAGTCGAGAAAGTAGAAGAGATGTAAACATAGCTTCCCATTTACCAGaaatcattttcattcaaaggtAGATGAACGTTATTTAACGAACACTTTTAGTTTCCCCAAATAATCTTGTGTTACACTGTTAGCAGCAGACAGGATTCAGATCGACAAATTGTAACTTCGAAACCTGAGCTTTTCCTTCGGCAATGTGCTAAATTCTTGACGCGTTATGTGTAGAAATGAATGAAATCAATGCCATCGTTTACCTAAATCAATAAGTAGCcttaataaaattaatgaagaacatacataaaataaaaaccgTGCTTAAATACTCACACATAATATCACCGTTCACTTGGAGCTGTATTGTCGTTGAATGTCTGCTTTAACACTAATCGTACCGGAGGTGGTCAAATGACAGTTTTGTTTAACTTAAAATGATGATTATGCttaatataacttttttctcaaattcaacTACgggactattttttttaaatgcaagtattttttgcatttttataatttttcaatgatttgtgGTTTTCAAATAACGCATGTGATATACCTATCAAATGACGGCAAAAAcctttttcgctaaaactctcttgtttttcaaccgatttatTCTTAATTTAATGTTTAAGAAAGCTTTTaatctcaaatatcaaatttgacTCTTATACAATTTCCAGctacaatcatttattttaaaattattcaaagtccaagatttaaaaaaacatgcttcgggaaaaaggctGTTAATCAGtaattaagtgctcgaaaaaaatacacttagtaggtaccgtaatccggggtaagattgatcactttttcctatatatttcgattattttttctgttaagggaaatgtggcatgttttatatttttaaaaccagtactggaatcctatgaacgtaaaacatgaatacaaaaatttattagactactttaaatttggtttaaaaatcgatttcgtctttgttcagaatttgatgctttggggtgacattgatcagtctctattctgacagttttaacgagttttcttgatcattaaggatacaaaacaccttcataatattttcatatgctagtttatcaatttaaccttgatttatttttaatttttttttatatcgaaaaaagatctatgatgctgcctacatttaggggcaaaaattataataattgctaaattgTTTGAGCatacaaatacaaatgaaattttaccttcacacatttccCTATGCCCTTCCACTATTTCCATAttcatttttccttaaaatacatcgatttgatagggttcctatccattttccCAACACGGGCTTACTCTtcgaaaatgtccttatttatcaaaaatcaaacagttattcttcaatgactataaaaatagcacaataactgttcatatacaaagaaaaaagtagttctttcacattagacaactcgtttgcttctaaatgctttttggtatcatcaggatagctgtttgtttgcgagtcttggaaaaatggatatttaaagattatgaaattagatattttctaataggaaaataaatcaaatacaaaccatTTTTTGCCCATTTGATagtcaattaataggctttcaaacttACAAAACagtttccaaaaaatcaaactacagactgagttattgatgataatgtgggaaagtttattgttggtcaaactTACCCcgatgatcaaagttaccccgtttcaCGATACCTAAGTAATCCGAAGTTAGTTTATGTTTCACATatggaacattttttaaaaaaaattttaagatcatgaccaaaaaaaagttgtgtaaaaaccGTGCACGGAAAATTGAAAACAGGTTGAATTTACCGAGAAGCGAGGTGCTTTTTCCACTCAtctttctcggtaaattttaccttttttcattcacctagcaaaaaggtaaattcaacaaaatatagaaaaatatgcttacgcaaagcgacgacgttGACAgttagattgagatttttatctaatcacacatctgagatattcaaagtggcccacgttaccccactctcttccttaaaaaaatctaaaaatatatccttatgcgCGACGTttagcttttaacttcagctttcttagacacttagtgaaatttttccgtagctgatctacagttttttttcgaagcatgctttttcggatttattttttcaagactTTGAATAACAGTGAACTGAAGTGGGATATATTGTCTGAACAATGAATTTCAGTTTAATTAAGAAGTTTCCAagcaataaattttgtaaaaaccggttgagaaacaagagaggtaTAGCTATTTAAGGCGAggtgtgtcaaattgacactcgaggtctgattagggagtttttttgtctgggctttcagggtccattaaaaaataattatgcaaaattgaagatttcaagaattctaCCGACCGTTTCACCTTataaagttcttttttttaaataagtttaacaaaatatataatttcTTACTTACTTTAAAGCAAAAAATCCGATCACAGGTAGAGTGAAGACACTTTATCCCGGGGTgacttatttattttcaaaatatgccaaATGGATTAGAATCACTATGCTGTTCAATGTGTCAACCGCTGCGGCAGGGATTAGCTTCTTTTTATAaggaataaattttctcaaatgttaTCATTGGGTTTTGTTAATATTGACACTTTAAAAAGACTtatttttctactaaatttcTCGTGATAACTCAAAATCACTTCCCTTGAATTCATTTCCTCCTAGTCGTCTATCTGTTGTCCCGTTTATCTGTGCCACCACATGGTTGTGGAAATGTTGCACAGGACAAGTGCAACTATGTTGAGTTCCTCGCTGGTCGATCCATCCATCGTAATTCCGCGATTCTGCGCACTGGGTCCACAATCATATGTTCCTAGCAGTTGCAGAGTTCCAAGCCAAAGGTAATCGATATTTCTTTCATGACTCGGCCAAAAGACTGGAAAAAGTTCGATGTAAACAGAACCTTTTGCATACCAGCAGTTCGTTTGTAAAcatattgttgaaaattttgagcactttttgaaTTCGTTTATCAGCTACGGAAATCATGCTAATGAATGATAGTGGAAACGAAAGTGAGGACAGGTTGGATTCTTTGTTTTCGAGTGGCCTGGAGAAAACTGAACAAATAATCGAAGTAAGACTGGTGagttgtgtaatttttatactTTGTCTTCTGTTGATTGAAgcaataaactttaaactttttgtagAACAATAATTCGGACTCGGATGCGGAAAGCGATATCTATACTAAAATGAATGAGTTGGATGTGATGTTCAGtgatttaaaagataaaaacagCTCAATACCTTCAAAAGATCAGCCGTCAACAAATTTGGCTGATCTTTTGGTGGAATCGGAAGCTCCTGTTGTCGTAGGGATAGCTAGCAACAGAAAAATCTTAACTAGTGACAACAGCACCGAATCGTATTCATCTTCCATAGCAAATAGTAGCGCTGTTTCCACACAAGAAGACGACACAAAACTGAATCCAAAAGTCACTCAGATCAATACATGCAAAATCCTTCAACGAAAGCTGGAGCTAAAAGTTGAAAGAGCCAAACGCAACTACAGGCAGATGTACGAAGAACAGGTAACAAATTTCTTTTCAGATGATAATCTACATTTTAAGCCTAATCTATCTACTTCAGGACTACAACCAAGAAACGGCTCCCAAATCGGCATCGTTGATTCCGATCTCTCGGCTATCGATCCCTGGGGGACCGCAGAGGGAGCTTCCCCTGGTTGACGTCAATCCGACTGGTGGAAACAGTGACGAGGACGATCTGGACCAGGTGTCATTTTTCCCGAAGGCACCTCGCAAAAATCTCAACGATACGCACACCCGTCAAGAGTTGTCTGATACGTTCAGCATACAGGAGATGACGATCGAATCGGACCAGGAAGACCAGCTGGATTTCCAGCAATGCCGGAAGCTCTCGAATAGCAAAGGCTACAAAAAGATTTTGA from Uranotaenia lowii strain MFRU-FL unplaced genomic scaffold, ASM2978415v1 HiC_scaffold_305, whole genome shotgun sequence encodes the following:
- the LOC129759889 gene encoding uncharacterized protein LOC129759889, with translation MLMNDSGNESEDRLDSLFSSGLEKTEQIIEVRLNNNSDSDAESDIYTKMNELDVMFSDLKDKNSSIPSKDQPSTNLADLLVESEAPVVVGIASNRKILTSDNSTESYSSSIANSSAVSTQEDDTKLNPKVTQINTCKILQRKLELKVERAKRNYRQMYEEQDYNQETAPKSASLIPISRLSIPGGPQRELPLVDVNPTGGNSDEDDLDQVSFFPKAPRKNLNDTHTRQELSDTFSIQEMTIESDQEDQLDFQQCRKLSNSKGYKKILNRGVGGRRASNVNADYLDNDMEDFDEDEYDDSQNLELLPPKSRFDFKELAQRMMCCFRRNDFLS